The following coding sequences lie in one Spinacia oleracea cultivar Varoflay chromosome 1, BTI_SOV_V1, whole genome shotgun sequence genomic window:
- the LOC130465851 gene encoding uncharacterized protein — protein MCLSTDDGSSKPFAELPANLKNRRMSRAMGELFTPADDAHLSSLGKSEIDALHESWAEFSIRMTAYTRRCYSGDSDEVERLRDEIGKLQEKEKMHLSEVSELKKKLHWTESELDRAKRCIKNDEGELQRAKVDLAKAKEDSTILTSQRDSVNRALKM, from the exons ATGTGTCTCTCGACCGATGATGGGAGTTCGAAGCCTTTTGCAGAGCTTCCTGCCAATCTGAAGAATCGGCGTATGAGCAGGGCGATGGGTGAGTTGTTTACTCCTGCCGACGATGCTCACTTGTCCTCCCTTGGGAAGTCTGAGATCGATGCCCTCCATGAGAGTTGGGCCGAG TTTTCCATCAGGATGACGGCTTACACCCGCCGATGCTACAGTGGGGATTCAGATGAGGTAGAGAGGTTGAGGGATGAGATCGGGAAACTTCAGGAGAAAGAGAAGATGCATCTCTCGGAGGTGAGTGAGCTGAAGAAGAAGCTTCATTGGACTGAGTCTGAGTTGGATCGTGCTAAGAGATGCATTAAGAATGACGAGGGGGAGCTCCAACGGGCCAAGGTTGATCTTGCCAAAGCCAAGGAAGATTCGACGATTCTCACGAGCCAGCGTGATTCCGTTAACCGGGCGCTGAAGATGTGA
- the LOC110778672 gene encoding putative disease resistance protein RGA3 isoform X1 has product MSSRIPFLSKRANIFSAFLKPFDAMAEAILMAVTKSVLGKLASFTGDIALTSATEEIRTAKSAKKDLKIIASKLSAICAVLHDAEQRLYTNESIKIWLRDLKDVVYDIDDLLDEVATYALQCSANKGHVLIQLRYYFSSSNPFIFRLELSHKIKDLREKIEDIVAKKNEFGLTEHPVEIKPVERNPLDACAYVNMSDIIGRNDDRVGIVSMLLAIDALNHLPVIPIVGLGGVGKTALAKLVYHDEWVVRAFDIKLWACISHKFDMQKIMEDVVKSAVDDNLSGLSLGRTVEKLQKLLRGKKYFLVLDDIWVHDIAVWAEFKNILAVGKAGSVLLVTTRHANVASVVGTVEPYNLVGLSDQNSWSIFKQLAFMEGDEKRYPDLVHIGRSIVEKCVGVPLLIKTLASFLRGVRDKKEWQQVNKKGSLVEVQTQSTDVMRVLKLSYDKLPSHLKPCFVYCSLYVKASGIYPRVLSNYWSALGLLQQSDKDHKNEVNGYNYLTDLIARSLLQELWVFFDGTVFCCQMHDLLHDLATNIIGEELAVVTCNELKVSEMSRHLVWGYEARDGLLEKEFPKELVKAKNVLTFRFGYKMGQISKSFLRDIITSLERLRILDLGNSYFEELPELIGNLKHLRYLDLGNNYMLKKLPSTICQLLNLQTFHIYGCKQLKELPKDMNRLVSLGDLSVTTSQMCLADSKINGLSSLRRLVLYSCKGLTSLWDGASVLCITSLRELQINNCSKLASLPNSMNQLVVLERLVISYCEELDLEVGKGLHGLHNLQTLEIVGVPKLGSLPDGIQSAASSLINLSLGCCTSITQLPHWLQHFTRLRRLHIYSCHNLLALPEGFGHLHSLETLRIRNCSHLTTRCAKPCGEDFSYIQHVHEIFLDNQRL; this is encoded by the coding sequence ATGTCAAGTAGAATACCTTTCTTATCCAAGAGGGCCAACATATTTTCAGCCTTTCTTAAGCCTTTTGATGCAATGGCAGAAGCAATTCTCATGGCAGTCACAAAATCTGTTCTTGGAAAGCTTGCTTCCTTCACTGGTGATATTGCTTTGACCTCGGCTACAGAAGAGATCCGAACCGCCAAATCAGCTAAAAAGGATCTTAAGATAATAGCGAGCAAACTGTCTGCCATTTGTGCTGTTCTTCACGATGCAGAGCAGAGGTTGTACACAAATGAGTCGATCAAGATTTGGTTAAGGGATCTCAAGGACGTTGTTTATGACATAGATGATCTTTTGGATGAAGTCGCAACTTATGCTTTGCAGTGTAGTGCCAATAAAGGTCATGTGCTAATCCAGTTGAGGTACTATTTTTCCTCCTCAAATCCTTTCATTTTCCGCTTAGAGTTGAGCCACAAAATAAAAGACCTCCGCGAAAAAATAGAGGACATAGTTGCTAAGAAAAATGAATTTGGATTGACTGAGCATCCAGTTGAAATCAAACCGGTAGAGAGGAATCCCTTAGATGCATGTGCTTATGTGAATATGTCGGATATTATCGGAAGAAATGACGATAGAGTGGGTATTGTAAGCATGTTATTAGCCATTGATGCTCTTAATCATCTACCTGTGATTCCTATAGTGGGGTTGGGAGGAGTTGGGAAAACTGCATTGGCTAAGTTAGTGTACCATGATGAATGGGTTGTACGTGCATTTGATATCAAGCTTTGGGCATGTATCTCTCACAAGTTTGACATGCAGAAAATCATGGAGGACGTTGTAAAATCTGCTGTTGATGACAATTTATCCGGCCTTAGCTTAGGTCGAACTGTTGAAAAACTTCAAAAGTTATTGAGGGGGAAGAAGTATTTTCTTGTGCTAGATGATATATGGGTACATGACATTGCGGTGTGGGCAGAGTTTAAGAACATACTTGCGGTTGGTAAAGCAGGAAGTGTGCTTTTGGTCACTACAaggcatgcaaatgttgcttctGTCGTTGGAACTGTAGAACCTTACAATTTGGTTGGTCTTTCAGATCAAAATTCTTGGTCTATCTTCAAACAATTAGCATTCATGGAAGGAGACGAAAAAAGATATCCAGATCTTGTTCATATAGGAAGGTCTATTGTGGAGAAATGCGTTGGAGTTCCACTTCTTATTAAAACTTTAGCGAGTTTTTTACGAGGCGTGAGAGACAAGAAAGAATGGCAACAGGTCAATAAGAAAGGCAGCCTCGTAGAGGTGCAAACTCAGAGCACTGACGTTATGCGAGTTTTAAAACTTAGCTATGACAAACTTCCCTCTCACTTAAAGCCATGCTTTGTTTACTGTTCATTGTATGTGAAGGCTTCTGGAATTTATCCAAGAGTTTTATCAAATTATTGGAGTGCCTTAGGATTGCTGCAGCAAAGTGATAAAGATCACAAGAATGAAGTAAATGGATACAATTACTTGACAGATTTGATAGCAAGATCCCTTCTTCAAGAACTGTGGGTTTTCTTTGACGGAACTGTATTCTGCTGTCAAATGCATGATCTCTTACACGATCTAGCAACAAATATAATAGGAGAAGAGTTAGCTGTTGTAACATGTAATGAGCTCAAAGTTTCTGAGATGTCTAGGCATTTAGTATGGGGATACGAGGCACGGGATGGGCTATTGGAAAAGGAATTCCCGAAGGAACTAGTCAAGGCAAAGAATGTTCTAACATTCAGATTTGGTTATAAGATGGGTCAGATAAGCAAATCCTTTCTTAGAGACATTATAACCAGTTTAGAACGCTTACGTATCTTGGATCTTGGGAATAGTTACTTCGAGGAGTTGCCTGAACTGATTGGAAATTTGAAGCATTTGAGGTATCTTGACTTGGGGAATAATTATATGCTTAAAAAGCTCCCTAGTACGATATGCCAGTTACTAAACCTGCAAACGTTTCATATTTATGGTTGTAAGCAGTTGAAAGAGCTGCCCAAAGACATGAACAGGTTGGTAAGCCTTGGGGATTTAAGTGTGACTACCAGCCAAATGTGTTTAGCAGATTCTAAAATTAATGGTCTGAGTTCTTTACGGCGTTTGGTGCTCTATTCCTGTAAGGGGCTAACATCCTTGTGGGATGGTGCTTCTGTTTTATGCATCACATCTCTCCGAGAGCTGCAGATAAATAACTGTTCTAAATTGGCTAGCCTTCCGAATAGCATGAATCAACTTGTTGTCCTTGAGAGATTAGTTATATCTTATTGTGAAGAGTTGGATTTGGAGGTTGGGAAGGGCCTGCATGGTCTTCACAACCTTCAAACATTAGAGATTGTAGGGGTTCCGAAGTTGGGTTCTTTACCAGATGGTATCCAATCTGCTGCATCCTCTCTTATAAATCTCTCACTCGGATGTTGTACAAGTATAACTCAGCTTCCTCATTGGCTGCAACATTTCACTCGTCTTCGTAGACTTCACATTTACAGTTGCCATAATTTGTTGGCTTTGCCAGAGGGATTTGGACATCTTCATTCTTTGGAGACTTTGAGGATCCGAAATTGCTCCCATTTGACAACTAGATGTGCAAAACCGTGTGGAGAAGACTTTTCTTACATACAACATGTTCACGAAATTTTCCTTGACAATCAACGACTCTGA
- the LOC110778672 gene encoding uncharacterized protein isoform X3 has protein sequence MAMPWSMTLWISKIVWLALAGWITSCLIVADDIAGSIRTGDIGAFHVG, from the coding sequence ATGGCGATGCCGTGGAGCATGACGCTGTGGATATCAAAGATAGTGTGGTTGGCGCTTGCTGGTTGGATCACCTCTTGCTTGATCGTCGCTGATGACATCGCCGGCTCTATTCGCACCGGTGATATTGGCGCCTTTCATGTCGGTTGA
- the LOC110778672 gene encoding putative disease resistance protein RGA3 isoform X2 gives MAVTKSVLGKLASFTGDIALTSATEEIRTAKSAKKDLKIIASKLSAICAVLHDAEQRLYTNESIKIWLRDLKDVVYDIDDLLDEVATYALQCSANKGHVLIQLRYYFSSSNPFIFRLELSHKIKDLREKIEDIVAKKNEFGLTEHPVEIKPVERNPLDACAYVNMSDIIGRNDDRVGIVSMLLAIDALNHLPVIPIVGLGGVGKTALAKLVYHDEWVVRAFDIKLWACISHKFDMQKIMEDVVKSAVDDNLSGLSLGRTVEKLQKLLRGKKYFLVLDDIWVHDIAVWAEFKNILAVGKAGSVLLVTTRHANVASVVGTVEPYNLVGLSDQNSWSIFKQLAFMEGDEKRYPDLVHIGRSIVEKCVGVPLLIKTLASFLRGVRDKKEWQQVNKKGSLVEVQTQSTDVMRVLKLSYDKLPSHLKPCFVYCSLYVKASGIYPRVLSNYWSALGLLQQSDKDHKNEVNGYNYLTDLIARSLLQELWVFFDGTVFCCQMHDLLHDLATNIIGEELAVVTCNELKVSEMSRHLVWGYEARDGLLEKEFPKELVKAKNVLTFRFGYKMGQISKSFLRDIITSLERLRILDLGNSYFEELPELIGNLKHLRYLDLGNNYMLKKLPSTICQLLNLQTFHIYGCKQLKELPKDMNRLVSLGDLSVTTSQMCLADSKINGLSSLRRLVLYSCKGLTSLWDGASVLCITSLRELQINNCSKLASLPNSMNQLVVLERLVISYCEELDLEVGKGLHGLHNLQTLEIVGVPKLGSLPDGIQSAASSLINLSLGCCTSITQLPHWLQHFTRLRRLHIYSCHNLLALPEGFGHLHSLETLRIRNCSHLTTRCAKPCGEDFSYIQHVHEIFLDNQRL, from the coding sequence ATGGCAGTCACAAAATCTGTTCTTGGAAAGCTTGCTTCCTTCACTGGTGATATTGCTTTGACCTCGGCTACAGAAGAGATCCGAACCGCCAAATCAGCTAAAAAGGATCTTAAGATAATAGCGAGCAAACTGTCTGCCATTTGTGCTGTTCTTCACGATGCAGAGCAGAGGTTGTACACAAATGAGTCGATCAAGATTTGGTTAAGGGATCTCAAGGACGTTGTTTATGACATAGATGATCTTTTGGATGAAGTCGCAACTTATGCTTTGCAGTGTAGTGCCAATAAAGGTCATGTGCTAATCCAGTTGAGGTACTATTTTTCCTCCTCAAATCCTTTCATTTTCCGCTTAGAGTTGAGCCACAAAATAAAAGACCTCCGCGAAAAAATAGAGGACATAGTTGCTAAGAAAAATGAATTTGGATTGACTGAGCATCCAGTTGAAATCAAACCGGTAGAGAGGAATCCCTTAGATGCATGTGCTTATGTGAATATGTCGGATATTATCGGAAGAAATGACGATAGAGTGGGTATTGTAAGCATGTTATTAGCCATTGATGCTCTTAATCATCTACCTGTGATTCCTATAGTGGGGTTGGGAGGAGTTGGGAAAACTGCATTGGCTAAGTTAGTGTACCATGATGAATGGGTTGTACGTGCATTTGATATCAAGCTTTGGGCATGTATCTCTCACAAGTTTGACATGCAGAAAATCATGGAGGACGTTGTAAAATCTGCTGTTGATGACAATTTATCCGGCCTTAGCTTAGGTCGAACTGTTGAAAAACTTCAAAAGTTATTGAGGGGGAAGAAGTATTTTCTTGTGCTAGATGATATATGGGTACATGACATTGCGGTGTGGGCAGAGTTTAAGAACATACTTGCGGTTGGTAAAGCAGGAAGTGTGCTTTTGGTCACTACAaggcatgcaaatgttgcttctGTCGTTGGAACTGTAGAACCTTACAATTTGGTTGGTCTTTCAGATCAAAATTCTTGGTCTATCTTCAAACAATTAGCATTCATGGAAGGAGACGAAAAAAGATATCCAGATCTTGTTCATATAGGAAGGTCTATTGTGGAGAAATGCGTTGGAGTTCCACTTCTTATTAAAACTTTAGCGAGTTTTTTACGAGGCGTGAGAGACAAGAAAGAATGGCAACAGGTCAATAAGAAAGGCAGCCTCGTAGAGGTGCAAACTCAGAGCACTGACGTTATGCGAGTTTTAAAACTTAGCTATGACAAACTTCCCTCTCACTTAAAGCCATGCTTTGTTTACTGTTCATTGTATGTGAAGGCTTCTGGAATTTATCCAAGAGTTTTATCAAATTATTGGAGTGCCTTAGGATTGCTGCAGCAAAGTGATAAAGATCACAAGAATGAAGTAAATGGATACAATTACTTGACAGATTTGATAGCAAGATCCCTTCTTCAAGAACTGTGGGTTTTCTTTGACGGAACTGTATTCTGCTGTCAAATGCATGATCTCTTACACGATCTAGCAACAAATATAATAGGAGAAGAGTTAGCTGTTGTAACATGTAATGAGCTCAAAGTTTCTGAGATGTCTAGGCATTTAGTATGGGGATACGAGGCACGGGATGGGCTATTGGAAAAGGAATTCCCGAAGGAACTAGTCAAGGCAAAGAATGTTCTAACATTCAGATTTGGTTATAAGATGGGTCAGATAAGCAAATCCTTTCTTAGAGACATTATAACCAGTTTAGAACGCTTACGTATCTTGGATCTTGGGAATAGTTACTTCGAGGAGTTGCCTGAACTGATTGGAAATTTGAAGCATTTGAGGTATCTTGACTTGGGGAATAATTATATGCTTAAAAAGCTCCCTAGTACGATATGCCAGTTACTAAACCTGCAAACGTTTCATATTTATGGTTGTAAGCAGTTGAAAGAGCTGCCCAAAGACATGAACAGGTTGGTAAGCCTTGGGGATTTAAGTGTGACTACCAGCCAAATGTGTTTAGCAGATTCTAAAATTAATGGTCTGAGTTCTTTACGGCGTTTGGTGCTCTATTCCTGTAAGGGGCTAACATCCTTGTGGGATGGTGCTTCTGTTTTATGCATCACATCTCTCCGAGAGCTGCAGATAAATAACTGTTCTAAATTGGCTAGCCTTCCGAATAGCATGAATCAACTTGTTGTCCTTGAGAGATTAGTTATATCTTATTGTGAAGAGTTGGATTTGGAGGTTGGGAAGGGCCTGCATGGTCTTCACAACCTTCAAACATTAGAGATTGTAGGGGTTCCGAAGTTGGGTTCTTTACCAGATGGTATCCAATCTGCTGCATCCTCTCTTATAAATCTCTCACTCGGATGTTGTACAAGTATAACTCAGCTTCCTCATTGGCTGCAACATTTCACTCGTCTTCGTAGACTTCACATTTACAGTTGCCATAATTTGTTGGCTTTGCCAGAGGGATTTGGACATCTTCATTCTTTGGAGACTTTGAGGATCCGAAATTGCTCCCATTTGACAACTAGATGTGCAAAACCGTGTGGAGAAGACTTTTCTTACATACAACATGTTCACGAAATTTTCCTTGACAATCAACGACTCTGA